The Lampris incognitus isolate fLamInc1 chromosome 17, fLamInc1.hap2, whole genome shotgun sequence genome contains a region encoding:
- the LOC130127673 gene encoding carbohydrate sulfotransferase 15-like, with the protein MTQMDYKYSLLGSSVDDYRKRPLLLQVDDTPMNLFAVLEVKRDLPRRWSTLGCLRKVKLYSILFGLVIMFLIMASYVLTGDKKGLLLTPSPYHFSSLVSPGPFPFNLSSAKDYAHIKQVVKTIASKVEFSGSRQLPDPKALVNSEPHMFSVIPRKFLPGVKNPCWYEEYTGNITSDPYRTNLYARYSRRFRTVFEYLRSTFREHLFHRDGKLYRMRCLPYFYIIGQPKCGTTDLYDRLRLHPDVRFTTFKEPHWWTRKRFGIIRLSEGFHDRYPVEDYLDLFDLAAYQIQDILKANASGTPNQHNIIIGEASASTMWDNNAWVYFYDNTTEGEPPFLIQDFVHALQPDARFIVMLRDPVERLYSDYLYFGIANKSVEDFHEKVSESLQLFEGCLTEYTMRSCVYNTTLNNAMPVRLQVGLYIVYIMDWLTVFRRDQILVLRLEDHASNRKYTMHKVFNFLNLGPLTEQKEAEITRSPASNTRRPADKNLGPMLPITKEILQDFYMPFNEKLAKVLRNDSFLWESRSKLM; encoded by the exons ATGACACAGATGGACTACAAATACAGTCTGCTGGGCTCTTCAGTGGACGACTACCGGAAGAGGCCACTGCTGCTGCAGGTGGACGACACTCCAATGAACCTTTTTGCGGTCTTGGAGGTGAAGCGGGATTTGCCGAGGCGCTGGAGCACCCTTGGCTGCCTCCGCAAGGTCAAGCTCTACAGCATCTTGTTCGGCCTGGTCATCATGTTTCTCATCATGGCGTCATACGTCCTAACGGGGGACAAGAAAGGCCTCCTGCTCACACCATCCCCTTACCACTTCAGCAGTCTGGTCAGCCCAGGGCCCTTTCCCTTCAACCTTTCCTCTGCCAAGGACTACGCCCACATCAAACAGGTTGTGAAGACCATCGCATCCAAGGTAGAGTTCAGCGGCAGTCGGCAGCTTCCGGACCCCAAGGCACTGGTGAACAGCGAGCCGCAT aTGTTTTCTGTTATCCCTCGCAAATTCCTTCCCGGTGTCAAGAACCCATGCTGGTATGAGGAGTACACTGGGAATATCACTTCAGATCCTTACAGGACAAATTTGTACGCGCGCTACTCCAGGCGCTTCCGAACCGTGTTCGAGTACCTGAGGAGCACTTTCCGAGAACACTTGTTTCACCGCGACGGGAAACTTTATCGCATGCGGTGCCTGCCTTACTTCTACATCATTGGCCAGCCAAAGTGCGGCACAACAGACCTGTATGACAGACTGAGACTGCATCCAGATGTCCGCTTCACCACTTTCAAAGAGCCACATTGGTGGACCCGCAAGAGGTTTG GTATCATTCGTTTGAGTGAGGGCTTCCATGACCGCTACCCAGTGGAGGACTACCTGGACCTCTTTGACCTGGCAGCTTACCAAATTCAGGACATCCTGAAAGCAAATGCCAGCGGCACGCCCAACCAACATAATATCATCATCG GGGAAGCCAGCGCATCCACCATGTGGGACAACAACGCCTGGGTGTATTTCTACGATAACACCACAGAGGGAGAGCCGCCTTTCCTCATCCAGGACTTCGTCCATGCCCTGCAGCCTGACGCGCGCTTCATTGTCATGCTCCGGGATCCAGTAGAGAG gctctATTCCGACTACCTTTACTTCGGTATTGCCAATAAGTCTGTGGAGGATTTCCATGAGAAGGTGTCTGAGTCGCTGCAGCTATTTGAGGGGTGCCTTACAGAGTACACGATGCGCTCCTGTGTGTACAACACTACTCTCAACAATGCCATGCCA GTCAGATTGCAGGTTGGCCTGTACATTGTGTACATAATGGACTGGCTAACCGTCTTCAGGAGGGATCAGATTCTGGTCCTGCGGTTGGAAGACCATGCCTCCAACAGGAAATACACGATGCACAAAGTCTTCAATTTCCTTAACCTGG GGCCACTGACAGAGCAGAAGGAGGCTGAGATTACTAGAAGCCCAGCCTCCAACACCAGGAGGCCGGCCGACAAAAACCTTGGACCCATGCTCCCTATTACCAAGGAGATCCTGCAGGATTTCTACATGCCGTTCAACGAGAAACTGGCCAAAGTGCTGAGGAATGACTCCTTCCTCTGGGAGAGCCGTTCTAAGCTGATGTAA